The Cylindrospermum stagnale PCC 7417 genome segment TATGTTTGTGTGGTTCCGCGATTTCTAATCGCTAGGTGCAAGATATAAACCTATCTTTATTATGGAACTTGATCATCCCCTTGGCGTCCTTGGCGTCTTGGCGGTTCGTTAAATCCTAAATTCCTCCCCCTCACAAGTTGCTAACCTTAAAATAATTGATACACTTGTTCTTTTAGCCCAGCCAACCAGTGCCTATGGTGTACGTCAAGCGCGTTGAACTCACCAACTTCAAATCCTTCGGCGGTACTACTTCAGTCCCTTTGCTACCGGGGTGTACTGTCATATCTGGGCCGAATGGTTCGGGTAAATCGAATATTCTCGATGCGCTGCTGTTTTGCCTTGGACTCGCTAGTTCTAAGGGGATGCGGGCCGATCGCTTGCCGGATTTGGTAAATAACGCTCAAAAGCCCAAGGGGCGGGCTTCTATCGAGGCTAGCGTGACGGTGACGTTTGATATTTCGGATGTCTCACGCCAAGGCGCAGAGGCGCAAAGGGAAGAGGTAGAGGAAGCAGAGGAGGAGGAAGATTTAAAATCCAAAATCCAAAATCCAAAATCGGCTGAGTGGAGTGTGACTCGAAAGTTGCGGGTGACTCATCAAGGGACTTATACGTCGAATTATTATATTAATGGTGTTGCTTGCACGTTGACGGAGTTGCATGAGGAGTTGGAGACGCTGCGGGTTTATCCTGAAGGCTATAACGTGGTGCTGCAAGGGGATGTGACGAGTATTATCTCGATGAATGCGCGGGAGAGGCGGGAAATTATTGATGAGTTGGCGGGGGTGGCGACTTACGATCGCAAAATCGTCCAAGCTAAGTCTACTTTGGATGAGGTGAAGGAAAGGGAAGATAGTTGTCGGATTATCGAAACTGAATTAACTGTACAGCGCGATCGCCTTTCTCAAGACCGGGCGAAGGCGGAAAAATATCAAAAACTCCGCACGGAATTTCAGCACAAGCAATCTTGGGAAGCTGTTCTCTCCTGGCGTTCTCTGCAATCACAGCAAGAAAAGTTGGTGGCGCAAATTCAAAATGGCGATCGCAATTTTGCCGAACTCACTACCCAACTCGCTACCCTCAATTTAGCAATTACCCAAAAAACCGCTGAACTTGAACAACTTAACGCCCATGTTAAAGCATTGGGAGAAGAGGAACTTTTGGCGGTACAGTCTACCCTCGCAACCCAAGAAGCGGAACGTAAGCAACTCCAGCGTCAGCAAAAGGAATTAGAAACAGCTTTGCAAGAAACTGCACGGCGTCTGGCGCAAACTCAGCAAGAAATTCAACTTCATCAGCTTTCTCTCGCACAAGCTGCACAACAACAAATTGTCGAAACCGCAAATGTTTCTTCTCTCCAGCAACAACGGAATGAGGCACAGCAAGCAATAGAGGCTTCTCGCGCCGCCGCAGCAGAAATCGCTTCGGCGTCGGAAGCATGGGTGCAGCAACAAACGGCATTAAACCGCCAAATTGAAACTTTGTTGCAAACTCTCGAACCCCAACGCACTGAGCAAGCCCAGCTTCAGGAACGCAATCACCAATTACAGCAACTCATTCAAGAGCAAACTCAGCTAATTGCTACTTTAGAACCGCAATTAGTCGAAAAGCAAGCTGATTGCAGTCGGATGGAAACGGAATTTAACGCCTCTAGCGAACCGATTCAAGCTTTAGCTCAAAATCTCTCAGCGACAGAACAAGAGTTGCAAATCCAGCAAGAAACCCAAAAGCGACTGTTGCAAGAACAGCGGGAAAAACAACGCACTTTAGATAAAATTGAGGCACAGACCCAGGCACAGCAAGAAGTCCAAGGTACTCAAGCGAGTAAGGTGATTTTGCAATCGGGTATGCCTGGGCTTTGTGGGTTGGTTGTGCAGTTGGGGAAGGTGGAACCCCGTTATCAGCTAGCTTTGGAAATTTCTGCTGGTGGACGTTTGGGACATATTGTGGTGGAAGATGACAGTATCGCCGCCGCTGGGATTGAATTGCTGAAACAAAAACGCGCCGGAAGAGCAACTTTTTTACCGCTAAATAAAGTTCATGCGCCGAAATTTACCCAAGATGCCACCCTGCGTTACGCTAGCGGCTTTGTTAATTATGCTGTGAATTTAGTTGAGTGCGATCGCCGTTTTCAAGATGTTTTCAGCTATGTTTTCGGCAGCACGGTGGTATTTACCAATCTCGAACAGGCGCGGAAAAACATCGGACTTTATCGCATTGTTACCCTAGATGGGGAATTGCTGGAAACTAGCGGTGCAATGACTGGGGGAAGTAATACCCAGCGTTCGGCGTTGCGGTTTGGCACAGGAGAAGCGACGGAATCTGAAGAAACAATGGCTTTAAAAACCCGTTTGGCGGATATTGAGCGGGTTTTAGAACGTTGTAGTGAAGCGATCGCCACTTTATCCACCCGTACCAAAACCTTAACACAGGAACTCGCAGAAACTCGTCAAAAACGGCGAGAACAGCAGTTGCAGTTGGAACAGTTGCAAAAAGACATTAAAACTTTAACAGCACAATTAGAGGGGACGCGATCGCAATTCGCCCAAAACAGCGAAAAATTCGCCACTTCTCAAACTCGCCTCGAAGTTTTATTGCGGGAATTACCAGGGCAAGAAACTCAACTGCAAGAATTACGACACACCTTAGCAGAGTTAGAAGCCTCCCAAACCCCTAGTGAATGGCAACAAATCCAGGGGGTAATTAGGAATCAAGAGCAACAATTGCAACAACGGGAAACCGCCTTAAGGGAAGCAGAGCAAAGATTAAAAAATCTAGAAAATCAGCAACAGCGGTTACAAGAGAAAATTCAAGAAGGAGAAACGCGGGTTGCAGAATATCAACAGTCAGCAGCAACAGGCAACAGGCAACAGGCAACAGTCAACAACCAATTAGCAGAACTGAATAATCAAATTACCGCAACTCAGGCATCTTTGCGAGAAAAGGAACTGAATTTAGGGGAAGAAAAGCAAAAACGGGATGCTACAGAACAGGAATTGCGATCGCATCTGTTGCGGCAGCAGCAATTACAATGGGAACTGGAAAAGCTCCAAGAAACCCAGGTGAAGCGGCGGGAAGAACTAGGAACTCTACAAACCCAATTGCGGGATTTAGGAGCTGAATTACCCAGCCCCCTGCCAGAAGTTCCTGATAAAGTAGATTTAGAGGAATTGCAGAAAGAATTGCGATCGCTTGCCAAACGCTTGCAGGCAATGGAACCCGTAAATATGCTGGCTTTGGAAGAATACGAACGTACCCAAAACCGCCTCCAAGAACTTACAGATAAATTGCAGACATTAGAAGCAGAGCGCACCGAACTACTTTTACGGATTGAAAACTTTACTACCCTACGTCAACGCGCCTTTAAAGAAGCTTTTGATGCTGTCAACGAAAACTTTCAATCAATTTTCGCTATCCTTTCCGACGGTGACGGCTATCTACAACTCGATAATCCAGAAGATCCCTTTAACAGTGGACTGAACTTAGTTGCCCATCCCAAAGGTAAACCAGTACAGCGTCTAGCTTCGATGTCCGGGGGCGAAAAATCCCTCACCGCCTTAAGTTTTATCTTTGCGCTGCAACGCTACCGCCCATCACCATTTTATGCATTTGACGAAGTTGATATGTTTTTAGACGGGGCAAACGTGGAACGATTAGCTAGAATGATTAAACAACAGGCACAACAAGCACAGTTTATTGTTGTGAGTTTGCGTCGTCCGATGATAGAATCAGCCGAACGCACAATTGGTGTTACTCAAGCACGAGGAGCTTATACCCAAGTTTTGGGAATAAAATTAAAATCTTCCAATGCATCGGCTTGAGTTTCTGTTAAAAATAGTGTATAGATCAAACCGGATTCGAGATCAGGACTCGGTATAGAATGACCTCTGAACAGATAGTTAGGCGTTCCGACATATTGAACACCCAGGTGATCACCCGCGACAACGGCAAGCGGTTAGGTATCATCAGTCAAGTCTGGGTTGATATTGATCAGCGAGAGGTTGTGGCTCTTAGTTTGCGAGACAGCCTGATCTCTATTTCTGGTCTGCCCCGTTATATGTACCTCAATAGCATCAACCAAATTGGTGACGTTATCTTAGTTGATAACGAAGATGTGATTGAAGATGTTGAAGTTGAGGCTCTCAGCAACCTGGTTAACTGGGAAGTGATTACAGAAACAGGTGAAGTTTTAGGCAAAGTGCGGGGCTTCAAGTTCAATGGCGAAAACGGCAAAATTTACTCCATCGTCATCGCTTCTTTGGGATTGCCCCAAATCCCCGATCAATTTTTGAGTACTTACGAGTTATCAGTAGACGAAATCGTCAGTACTGGACCCAACAGATTGATTGTATTTGAGGGAGCCGAAGAACGGGTGAACCAATTGACAGTCGGTATCTTGGAACGCCTGGGTATCGGTAAACCACCGTGGGAAAGAGATGCCGAAGAAGAATATGGCTATAGTGCTCCCCGGACAATTGCCACACCAAATCAGCTGCCAAGTGGAGTGCCGTTACAGCCACCAAAGCCAAAAGTTCGCGCCCCCGAACCCGTAGCACGGGAGGAAGAAGAATGGAATGAAGATTATTTGGAAGAAGAAAGACCCCAGCGTCAGGTAATGAGGGCGCGACAGTACGAATCGATTCAATACGAAGAAGACGAAGAAGATAACTGGAGTGAGGCCACAGGTAGGGATAAGTATCAACAACCGCCAAAATTTGAACCCCAACCCTACAACAAGCCTTACGCCGAAGAATACGACGATTATGACGACTTAGAAGGCGATGCTTGGGAGGATGCACCAAAGCCAGTGAATATTCCCAGGAAACTGACAGAAAAACAGCCAGAATACGAAGAAGAAGGCGGATATTAGAACCTACCCCCATCAACAGTTATCAGTTAGCTAATAACTGATAACTGAATTAATTACAGCCAGATGCAGCAGCCCAGCTAACGGTTTTTAAGTCACCACTAAATACAGTAGTGTATTTAAAAGGTGAAATACCAGAGCAAAGCATGGAACTTGTATTAGCGCGACGGGGAGACCACCAGGAATCTGCCTCTACAGTCAAGCTTGTGCCATTCCAAGATAATGCTTTCACCACTAGAGAGTTAGTTTTACCATCACTATACTTTTTAGCAGTGAGATATGTAGAGTAGTTAACGTTACCATTGGTTGGATCAATTCTAGCTATAACGGCTACTTTGGGCCCGCCACCATTGCCATAGGTGGGTAGCCAACGGCCAGTAGAAAAGCGCCGAAAATCATTACCAGTTTGGTTGCCAGTGGAGGAAAAAACGCCGTATAAAACGCCTTTTCCATCCCAAAGCAGCCCGTAGCCTCTACCATCGTCAAGCGTTGTTTCGTAGTCGCTGCGACACCATTTCTTGACACCATTATCGAAACGAATAATCCGAGGATCTTGGTTAATAGATGATACTTGCTGATAACCAACGTAGATATTTGTTGTTCCAACAGTTACCTTGGGGCCATTTTTGGCTTTGATTTTCGCTTCAGAGTCATTACAAGTGAATGTTACACTTGTACCGACAGATATGAATTTATCTACGGCTAATGCCTGAGGTGCTAGGGCGGCAATGGCTAAATTAACCCCTAATATTGCCGATAAAGCTGGAAATTTCAGGTACTTCATAAATTGGGACTGATGGATAATGTTGTTGCTCATTACCGTAAAATTACTTGGTGTACGTTGCAACTCCTATTATTGTGGAAGTCCGAATCTGAAGCTATCGTGAAATTGCCGAATTAGTCATTTTCTTAACAAAGTGCAAGTTAAGTGTCATTACAAGTGAATGTTACACTGTTAACAGCAGATAGGAATGAAGCTTGGGCTAAGGGACTGATAAATAAAATAATCTTATGCCATTTTTAAGTATAATTACTTAGCTTTGCCGCCAAACTATTGTGCAAGTCCAATTTAAAAGTTACGGTGAAATTGCCGAATTAGCCATTTTTACCAACGAAGTGCGATCGCCAGCCTTCAGCCCAATAGCGTATTGCACACCCTTGTGCCGCCAGCTTAAAGTAGCATCTGAGCAATTAGCACCACATTTAAAATCTTCAAAATAGCCAGTGATCCCCTTGGCTAAAGATACAGGCTTACCGCTAAGACGGGGTGTTTTTTTCGTCACGGCTTCGGCCGTCACAACCCCCAGACGACAGGCAGTCCCACCATTGCAGTCTGGGCTGAAACCCAATAAAATTTCGTACTTATTTTTTGTAGCAGTTTCGATAATCGCGTAAAGTGGATTTTCTCCATCAGACCCAGGAACGAACTTTGGCAATAAAATCTGAATCTGAGTCTTTTGCTTTAATTTGGGCAGAATCGAGCGAAAAACTTGATGTACTTGAGAATTGGTGGTAATACCCCGCACTTGTGCCATCATCAGGGGCTGACTATTAACATCTGCTATAGCTGAATTATGGAAACCATTAACACCAGCTAGCAAAACTAATGCAAAGATAACTCTGATATTTTTTAAGCCTAAAATCATTTTATTTTTTAAACCCACATTCCGCAATTCATTTTGAAATATACAAAAGTTACAAAAATTTGGCTAATGGGCGGTTAGATAGCGATCGCATAACCACCGATAAATACTCGGTTTAGTATACCATCACGATCATTTGGTAGTACTTATTAAAATATTAATATATTACATTCTCAAGTGCGGAATGTCAGTTATACCATTTTTCATCTTCTATTTTGTCTAAGTCCCAGTAGCTGAGGATTGCCGTTGCTGGTGTAGACCGAATTATTAGAAATTTAAAATATCTAATGATGCTTCTATTTCTAAATCTACAATTCTTGCTCGCGTATCTTTATGTTTTTCTAGCTTTCCCTCTTTCCAATAGAGGTCTGCTGCCTTTTGAAAATCATCAATTGCTCCCTGATTATCTCCTAGTTCAAAATGAGCATTACCACGATTGTAATAAGCATCAGCATCATGAGAATTAACCTGTATTGCCTGAGTGCAATCTGCAATCGCGGCTTCGTAATCTTCTAAATCCGGCTCAATATTCATTGCTGACACAACTTCTTGTTTTTTTGCTAATAAATAAGCAGGAATTCCTCCGTGTTTGTCAGCAATAGCATAATGGGGATTAATTTTGATCGCCTGAGTATAATCCTCAATTGCACCCTGATGATCTCCTATCTGAAAAAGAACTTCAGCACGGTTTTTATAAGCAACAGCAGCATGAGGATTAATCCTAATTGCCTGATTGTAATCTGCAATTGCTGCTGCGTAATCTCCTAATTTATAATAAGCAAAACCTCGTTTATTATAAACCTTAAAATCATGAATATTAACTTGTAATATTTGGCTATAATTAGTAATAGCAGATACATAATTGCCTTTTTCTAAAAACTCATCACCTAATTTTCTATAAAGTATATTTAAGTCTGTATTTTGTTTTTCTCTATCAGCAATTATTAACTGATTCTTGGGTACTTGATGCGGGAGTTCTAACTTAGGTGTATGTTGATAACTTGGGTTATTCTGCTTAAGAGTATGAGATTTTGTAGAAGCTTGCAACTGTTCTAGATAGCATAATAAACCCCCACCATACAACAATTGATTTATCCCAAAGGAAATTTTACCAGTTCTCAACTTAATCATCTGGGTAGGGAGAAAGCCAGCCAATAACAGGTGATATTTAGGTTGTGCCTCATTCACCTCTTCTTGAATCAAAATGCAGACGACAACGGCATTTTTTTCTACCTCTTCGGAACTAACTGACCATCTAACTTTATCAATATTGCCGTGACGAGATTTCACCTCAATACCAATTGAAGAGTTAGCAGTCAGAGTAAAATCAATTTTGCCATCGCCGCCGAATTTTTTTTCGTAATCTACTTCAGTAATAAAATTACCTAAACGTTGTTTGACAACTTCTTCACCTAACTTGCCTTTAAGATTATTGATAAAAACCCCCCGGACTGGCGAAGTGCGCTTATATTTTTCAGCCATCTGCCAGCAAAATTCCCGTAAAGCCTTTAACCTTTCTCCAGAAATTATAGTTAATTCACTATATTCACCTTCTGTTTCAGAATGAATCAGACAACCAGAACTGAATCTTTTAATAAAGTCAGACTGTAGCGATCGCAGTAGGTTAATCCAGTCCATTTCTCGTTCTGCGAATCTTTTAATTTAGCTTATTTTATTAAAATTTTCAGTTCCTGTAAATCTTTCCCTAGAACCCCACCCCCAACCCCCTACCCCGCAAGCAGGGAGGGGGCTAAGGATGTTGTCTTTGGGGGGCATGCTGGGAATAATAAGTGAAACACAAATTAGCTAACTATCAATTAGCCAGATGACTCCAGACAAAAACTTAACACCAAACACTCTTTCAAACTCCAGTTCCCCCTCATCGCTTGCAGGGTGGGGCTTTTGCGGATGCGCCAGGAACAATAAGTAAAACAAAAATTAGTTAACTACCAATTAGCCAGATGACGCCAGATAAAAACTTAACACCAAACACTCTTTCAAACTCCAGTCCCCCCTCATCGCTTGCGGGGAGGGGGCTAGGGGGTGGGGTTCCGGGGTATCCTTGGCAAGCTTCACCTGAACTCTGGGAGAAACTCAAGCCATTAGCGCGACAGATGCGGCGTGAATCTACCCCAGCAGAAAGCCTACTTTGGCAGAAGTTGAAAAATAAGCAAATTTTGGGTTTTAAGTTTCGCCGTCAGCACGTAATTGACCGTTTCATTGTTGATTTTTATTGTAATGAAGCGCGGTTAATTATAGAAGTAGACGGAGGAATTCACGACTATACCCAGGCAGAAGATGGAATTCGTCAGGAGTTTTTAGAAGGTTTGGGGTTGCGGGTAGTGCGGTTTAGAAATGAGGATATTTTAGAGGGGATTGAGGGGGTTTTGGAGGTGATTACGGGTTGGTTGCAAATATAGAACCCCACCCCCAACCCCCTCCCCGCAAGCGAGGAGGGGGCTAAGGATGTTGTTTTTGGAAGTACATTATTTTATCAAAAATGCCTTAAGGTTTTTTTTAAATCAAAAACAACAATTGCCTAAAATAAGTGATATTGTTAATAAAAATACAGATTGGCTATTGCTGAAGCTTTGTAAGCAACAGTTCTATTTTTTTATACTCTGTTTGCTGACCTTGCTCTTTAAAAAAATCTGCGGCTTTCTGAAAATCTGCAAGCGCTTTTTCGTTTTCGTTCATATGAGCAAAAAGAACACCACGAGAATAAAAATAGCGTGCTTCTAAAAAACGAATTTTTTGAAGTGCTTGCGTATAATCTTCAATTGCTCCTACATAGTTTTGGCGATATTGCTGAGAAAATGCCCGCATACTATAAGCTGAAATCATTCCAGGAGTAAGACGAATAACTTCATTAAATTTTTCAATCGCTTTTTCATATTTTCCAGGTTTCAAATGGTCAATACCTGTACTAAAGTTGGCAAAGGATTTACTTAAAATGTTGAAGATATAAGTATGTAATTTATTCTCTTTTTGCCCCTTTTTATCGGTGGAAGATATATTATTTAAATAACTTTGTAATCCACCACAATATAGTAATTCATCCATCTTAACTAAAACTTGATCATTAGTAATCATTTCAGTCGGCAAGAAACCTGCTTGTATTAAGTGATACTGTGTTTGATCTTCAATTACTTTCTCTTGAGTTAAAATGCAAACTAGAACGGCATTTTTCCTAATTTCTTCTTGTTTAATTGTCCAGGCAACTGTATTAATATTGCTAATATTGCTATAACGAGTTTTAACTTGAATACCAACAGATGGGTCAGCCATTAATGTAAAATCAATTTTCCCATCACCACCAATTTTAATTTTATAATCTACCTCAGAAACTAGATTTCCTAAACGTGTTTTGACAACTTCCTCACCAAGCTTTCCCTTCATATTATTGATGAAGAGACATTTTGGGTCATTTTCTTGATACTTCTGTTCCATACTCCGGCAAAAAGATTGTAATTGATTTAACTTCTTATCGCCGGAAATAACTGTCAATTCACTGTGTTGGCCTTCTGTTGTACAATGAAAGAGACAACCAGATTTAAGCCTTTCAATAAAATCAGCCTGTTGCGCCCTAAGTAAATATATCCAGTCCATATTTCTAGAAATATACTCTAATCTAACAAGGAACCTAACCTTAGTATTCCCCATCAAGCAGCAAAAATACCAAACCCTGATCAATTCGCATCATCTTAGCCCCCTCCTCGCTTGCGGGGAGGGGGTTGGGGGTGGGGTTTGTGAATTTCAAGAACAACTAGTAAGCGCAGCACCACATTGATCTTCTCTTTTCAACCAACCCTTAATACCTTGATATTCCACCCGTGCCCAATCTTTCTGACAGCCTAACAATTTGACACTCACATCAGGGGGAATTCGCGTTACTTTTTGGCTTTGCTGATTAGCTTTTGTGTAAAGATTCACGCCATTAGTACCATAGCCACGCGTTGATATACCTAACTTGGGTACAGACACCCAACCAGTTCCTTTAAACCCATCACTAGCATTAGTAATCTGTACCCAACTTCCCAAAACAGCGATAATATTAACTGTTTCATTGGTGGGTACTGTCCCTAAAATTTTGTTCCTGTTACTTGCACCACTCCGCACATTTAAACCTTGGGGATCTTTGTCTGTGACGTAGGCAAAAATATTGCAAGTTTGGGGTTTAATCGATTTAGCTAAAACTATTTGATTAGCGATATTGCTATTAATACTTATCCCTAGAAAACTTGCTGCTAATCCTATTATTAAATTTGCTGTCATTTCTTTGATAAAATATTCTGTTTGGACATCAGCAATTCAGGCTGATGTCCTTTTTCTATTTCATATCGTAACCGAACAAATTCGGGTCAACTTCTCCTAATTTCAAATCTGCTAGACCATACTCGGCCCATCGCTTTTCAACCATCGCCGCCACGTCGGGATCTGACTCTAGGGGTAAACCCCATTCGTGTTCAGTTTCTGGGGGAATTTTTGTTGTTGCATCTATTCCCATGCGTCCACCTAAACCCAGTTTTTCACTGGCAAAATCTAAGGTGTCAAAGGGGGTATTTGGTAAGATAAATACATCCCGCGTGGGGTCAACTTTGGAACTAATCGCCCACACTACTTGACGCGGATCACGAATATTTATGTCTTTATCTACGACAATCACAAACTTGGTGTATGTGAATTGGGGTAAGGCACTCCAAAACGCCAAAGCTGCCCGTCGCGCTTGTCCGGGATATGCTTTATCAATGGAAATAATCGCCGCTTTGTAACTCAAAGCTTCCATTGGTAAGAAGAAATCGACAATTTCGGATACTTGTTGCCGTAGGATGGGGGTATAGATGCGATTTAATGCGATCGCCATCATCGCTTCTTCTTTGGGTGGACGACCGCTGAATGTGGTGAGATAAATCGGATTTTTGCGGTGTGTCATACACTGGAAGCAAATTAAGGGCGAATCCTCAACGCCGCCGTAATAACCCATGTGGTCACCAAAGGGCCCGTCTGGTAAAACTTCTCCTGGTGTAATCGTTCCTTCCAACACAAATTCTGAATCTGCGGGAACTTCCAAATCTACGGTTTTACACTTGGCTAACTGCACCCCAGAACCGCCGTAAAGCCCCGCGAATAGCCATTCTGACAAGTCTACCGGAATCGGTGTGGCAGCTGCCATAATGATTAAAGGGTCAACGCCAAGTGCGATCGCCACTTCTAATTTTTTCCCACGTTCTTGAGCTTTCCGCAAATGTCTCGCCCCACCCCGCACTGATAACCAATGAACTGTCATCGTCTTCGGAGATTGCAGTTGCAAGCGATACACACCAACGTTTGGCGTACCAGTCTCACAATCCTTAGTAATCACCAGCCCCAACGTAATAATCCTGCCAGCATCACCAATATAAGGACGTATCAAAGGCAACTTATTTAAATCTAACTCATTGCCTTGAAGCACCACTTGCTGACAAGCGGGGAAAAAGTCCCGTCCCGGTTTCGCCTTCACCACATCAAACAGCACTTTACCAAAATCTATCGCCTGAGAAATCTTCTTCGGCGGTTTTGGCTGTTGCAGCATACTCAGCTTTTTCCCCAAAGTCTCCAACTCCTCTGGACGCTGCATATTCATCGCCCAGCAAATCCTTTCCACGGTACCCATCAAATTCACAGCCACCGGGAAGGAAGCACCTTTGACATTTTCAAACAACAACCCTGGTCCACCCTTTTGCAGCATCCGGTTGGAAATCTCCGCAATCTCTAATTCCGGGTCAACTAAAGCGGAAATTCGCCGTAATTGTCCTCTTTCTTCCAGAATTTTAATGAATCCCCGTAAATCTCTCGCCATTGTTCCAGTACAAATGAATAATTAAGAATTATGAAGCGCTCTCTTATATTATTCAGCATTCTCGCCGCCTCTCACCTGAAAGCCACTTGACATTTTAATAGTACTAATGTACTATATACTTATAAACCTTCAATTAAGTGTGCCAAGCAATTTACAAGGTGATACCCCAGATTTGTAGTTGCGGAAAGTCTATAGCACCAGTTTTGTAAATGCAACTATCACCACATAGTAAAAAAGTGTTTCCTATGTCAATTTTAACATAGGCATAAAATTTTAAACGCGGATTTTTTGGTGACCACAAATCCTAATACATTGGAAAACATTCTGTTTTTTTCTTTTAGAGGATGTCTGAGAAGTTGTTAGTGATAAATCAAACACTGGTAGATCCCCCTAAATCCACGCCAGTCGCTCATGGGGGAGACCCCCAAGACCGCGCTGGCTCCCCTTTTTAAGGGGGACTTTGACTCTTGTTCCCCCCTTTTTAAGGGGGGTTAGGGGGGATCTCGATCAATTTTGATACTTTTCAGACATCCTCTTAGGCAATTTAGTGATTTGCTTAAACCAATAATCGCCGTAGAGCAAAAACCCTTGCTAGATCTTGCGGTAAAAACAAACAGCCTCTAATTAAGAGTTAAGACTGTAAAATGTCAGTATAAAACCACACATAAAACTATGTCAACTCAAACAGCAAAATTCACTCTTTACAACTTAGCTGGTAAAGAGAAAGCTTACTATTTAGTAGACAGAGTTAATCTAGAAATCAAACCTGATGCTATCCCCAAAAAATCAGTAACTCATAGTATCATTATCATCGACCGTTCTGGCTCAATGTCTGGTGATATCGACGCTTTAAAAGACACGCTAATTAAACTTTTGACTTTAGATGAATATAGCAACTCTCAGTTAGCTATTTCTCTAATATCTTATTCTTCTCAGGGTGATGTTACTTGTCATTTCCAACGCATACCAATTCAAGAAGTGATGAGTCGAAATTCACCGTACTTGGAAGAAATACAAAAAATTCGCGCCAGCTATCTTACCTGCATTTCTCAGTCATTACAATTAGCTAAAACCCTAATTAAAGCTGGTGAATTGACAGCGATTACTTTGCACAGTGACGGTTATGCTAATGATAGCAGCCCAACTACAGAAGCAAAAGCTTTAGATGCGATATGTAACGAACTCAAACACCTAGATGTTTTTGTCAATACTATCGCCTATTCACCTTATTCTGATTTTAAATTATTGGCTAAAATTGCCAATAATGTCTCTGGTAGCTGTGTGCAAGCTGGAAACATCAAAGAAGTATATGATGCCATTTACAGCACTGCAAACTTATTAAGTGAAGCAGTAGGAATATCAATCGAAGAATCCTTAGGTAGTGATTACAGTTATCAGGTGTTTTTTTCCCAAACTGCAAAGAAAATTTACGGTACAAGTCACACGCTCAAGATTTTGGGTTTGAAACCAGAAGAT includes the following:
- a CDS encoding SH3 domain-containing protein; protein product: MTANLIIGLAASFLGISINSNIANQIVLAKSIKPQTCNIFAYVTDKDPQGLNVRSGASNRNKILGTVPTNETVNIIAVLGSWVQITNASDGFKGTGWVSVPKLGISTRGYGTNGVNLYTKANQQSQKVTRIPPDVSVKLLGCQKDWARVEYQGIKGWLKREDQCGAALTSCS
- a CDS encoding UbiD family decarboxylase, which translates into the protein MARDLRGFIKILEERGQLRRISALVDPELEIAEISNRMLQKGGPGLLFENVKGASFPVAVNLMGTVERICWAMNMQRPEELETLGKKLSMLQQPKPPKKISQAIDFGKVLFDVVKAKPGRDFFPACQQVVLQGNELDLNKLPLIRPYIGDAGRIITLGLVITKDCETGTPNVGVYRLQLQSPKTMTVHWLSVRGGARHLRKAQERGKKLEVAIALGVDPLIIMAAATPIPVDLSEWLFAGLYGGSGVQLAKCKTVDLEVPADSEFVLEGTITPGEVLPDGPFGDHMGYYGGVEDSPLICFQCMTHRKNPIYLTTFSGRPPKEEAMMAIALNRIYTPILRQQVSEIVDFFLPMEALSYKAAIISIDKAYPGQARRAALAFWSALPQFTYTKFVIVVDKDINIRDPRQVVWAISSKVDPTRDVFILPNTPFDTLDFASEKLGLGGRMGIDATTKIPPETEHEWGLPLESDPDVAAMVEKRWAEYGLADLKLGEVDPNLFGYDMK
- a CDS encoding tetratricopeptide repeat protein, whose protein sequence is MDWIYLLRAQQADFIERLKSGCLFHCTTEGQHSELTVISGDKKLNQLQSFCRSMEQKYQENDPKCLFINNMKGKLGEEVVKTRLGNLVSEVDYKIKIGGDGKIDFTLMADPSVGIQVKTRYSNISNINTVAWTIKQEEIRKNAVLVCILTQEKVIEDQTQYHLIQAGFLPTEMITNDQVLVKMDELLYCGGLQSYLNNISSTDKKGQKENKLHTYIFNILSKSFANFSTGIDHLKPGKYEKAIEKFNEVIRLTPGMISAYSMRAFSQQYRQNYVGAIEDYTQALQKIRFLEARYFYSRGVLFAHMNENEKALADFQKAADFFKEQGQQTEYKKIELLLTKLQQ